Genomic window (Polaribacter batillariae):
ATGGAGCAACAACAAACGGAAGTTTCGATTTAGAGATTATTGCCAATGTGATAAAAAAGGCAGATGCAGATTTTGTTTCACTTCAAGAAGTAGATTTTAAAACCAACAGAGCCCAAAAATACGATTTGCCAACAGAGTTGGGCTATCGTACTAAAATGGTTTCTGTTTTTGGAAGAGCCATGTATTACGATGGTGGTGAATATGGTGAAGCAGTTCTCTCTAAAACTTCTTTTTTATCTACAAGAAATATGGCTTTGCTATACACAAAAGGTAACGAACCAAGAGCCGCTTTAGAAGTAACCACAGTTTTAAAATCTGGAGACACCATTTCATTTATTGGCACTCATTTAGATCACTTAAAAGAAGGTACAGATAGAGTTTTACAAGCAAAAGCCATCAATACAGCCTATAGAAACAGCAAATATGCAACCATTTTATCAGGAGATTTAAATGATACTCCCAATAGTAGCGCTATAAATATTTTAGAATCTTTTTGGAAAGCTTCTTATAATAAAGAAAACCCACTGTTTACTTTTCCTTCAAACAAACCCAATAAAAAGATAGACTATGTTTTGTTTTACCCGAAAAATAAATGGCAAGTAATTTCAAGAGAAACTATTTGCGATACAATAGCTTCTGACCATTGTGCCTATTTGGTTACGTTACAATTGGTAAGATAGGTATATGAAAACTGCAACAATCAAACAATTAAAAGACGAAATCGCTCATAAATCTGAAGACGAGTTAAGAGAATTGTGCTTGCAATTAGCGAGGTTTAAAAAAGAAAATAAAGAATTATTGGGGTATTTATTGTTTGAATCTCATGATGAAGAAATGTACATTCGAACCATAAAAGAAGAAGTTGACGTTCTATTTGAAGAAGTAAACACCAACAATTATTTTTACATTCGAAAAGGTGTACGAAAAATTTTAACATTCATAAAAAAACACATTCGTTATTCTAAAAAAAAGGAAACAGAAGTAGAGTTGCTGCTGTATTTCTGTAAAAAAATGAAAGCTTTTAGGCCTTCCATAAAAAGAAGTACACGTTTGCAAAATATTTTTGAAACTCAGGTTAAAATGATTAAAAGAATAATCGACAAATTGCACGAAGATTTGCAGTACGATTATCAATTAGAATTAGACGAATTGTTAGAAAATGACTAAAGAAAGACCTGTTTATTGAAGCATTTTTTAACTTCCAAGCGCCTATAGTCAGCTTTAAGCTGATAAACCCATCTCATTATTTAATCGAAAAAAGGTACTAAACCAAAAAGTGCCAACCACAAAGTGCTATTTTTTCTTTTGACTACCTACTTGCTAAAAAGTAAAAATACTATTTATACATCTTAGTATATTCATTATAAATACTTAAAATTCTGAAAGGCTTCTTTATAATAGAAGCTTTTTTTCTTGACCCATTTAACAATTTAGATGTTATCTTTATAATTTAACCTGTTGAAGAAGCATACAAATTCCTAGACAAAAAATGTCAATAATATTGCCATTGCTAATATTAACTATACAAAATTGTTCTCCGTCCAGATTAAAAGTTTCCTTAATTTTAAAATTTACATTGAAATTCTTATCGTAAAAACTAATTGCCTTTGAAATTAAATCCTCATTAGTCATAAGCACAAAATTAAATGTATTATCCAACTTAATAGTTGTATTAAATTTTGCGTTTAATTGCTTAATTTCGAGAATATATTTCAGATTTAACTTACCTAATTCAGACAGATAATATCCTATCTTTAACCCTGCCTTAAAAGGAGACTTATTGATAAAGTTATATATTTTACCTGTAGTTTTTAGGTTGAAAACTTGAGGGTTGGAATACATATCAAATAGTTTTCCATTCTTAAAAGTCAACCTTTCACCTTCTTCATAATTGAAATATATTGTTGTAAATTTTCGGTAGTTTAACTGTTCTTTTTTTAAGGAAAAGCTAGATTGATAATTTTTAGATTTTGATGAGCAAATAATTTTATTAATGTTTTCATAGATATCTTTTTCTAATAAAACCTTATCTCGTTTAAAACGTATGCTTTCTAATTGGCGTTGTCTTAATTCATTTAAAGAATTTTGCTTGTAACTTAAGTAAAATCCCAAATAAAATAAATCTTCGTAAGTAGCTATAGAAACACTTATTACAGCAAATTCAAACCCATCGTATTCTTTATATTCAATTACTTCGAAATTCGTATTATTACTGTCATTATAATTAACTAATATGTCATCAAATAATTCATTTCGTTTATCATAATCATCAATATTAATCATTATAATGAAATTATATTTTTTATCTAATGGTGTGGGGCTGAAGTGCCTATCATTTAAACTTTTAGTGTTGGTAATGAATTCTTTAAAATAATTTTCAGAGACACTAAACATCATAGAGTTATCCTCTTCATCCCTTTGCTTATTGTGCCATATTTTTTTCTCTAATTCCTCATGAGAAAATGGACTTGAGATTTCTTTTTTTTTGCTAAAAATTTTAGTGAAAAAATATTCTTTTTTTATGATTTGAGATTCATTTGTATTTTTACTTTTGTAAAGCTCTACTTCATGTTTCCTGTTATTAATTTCTCTTTCTAAAATGGTATTATTGCCAGTTTTAAGAAAGTGAAATACTGTTCCACCATAAGATATAGGGTTAGAATCTATTAAATTATAAACTTCGTTTGTGTTTAAATAAAAGTGAGGATCATCATTAGAAAAAAGTTTTTCTTTTGTAAATGGGTTTTTTAAATAAAATAGAGAATACTTAACATTATCTTTTATGATTTCATTAAATGGATAATTATCATTCTTTAATCTCAGGTATCTCTTTTTTTTAAGATAATTACGATGTTTAAAGAAAAGTTTATCAAAAATTATTTTAGTAACATAAGAATCCATATATAGATTTTAAAAAAAGCTAGTACCCTTTATAAGTACAATATTAACATTTGGAAACATCTCACTAAACTGAACTACTACATTTGTACAAGAAGAACAGTATGGTCTTTCAGAAACAATTTTTATAGTACCAGTTATGTTTTCAAACACATCTCCTACTTGTTGCGCTTGATTATTTGTCATAACCCTTGCTAGGTCATTTAGCATTCTGAATTCTGAATCTGTTATTCTATCCCAACCTTGTATTGAAGATTCAAAGACATGAATTTCTTGTTCTGCAACTCCTGAAGAAACAGACCTCCATATAACATCATCAACTTCTGTCGTTACTCCATCTTTTGTATAAGCACCGCTTCTATATCCGCAATTACCTCCAGTATAATTCTCAGCTATTCTATAATCAAAAATTCGTTGTGCAGCAGTTTCAAACTCTGCGGTAGTTCCTAATCGGGCTGTTGGTATATTATAACTTCTAAAATCCCTCCAAAACCTTATTTGATTCTCTATGATGTCATTAGTTGATGCATTTCCTCTCAACACATAAAGTTCAGCCATCAGCCTTTTACGCTTTAAAGCTAAACCATTAACCTGCTCTGTTGTTAGAGTAGCCACTTTATCAGGATGTCTAAATAAATTATCTACTTCCCCAATAAATCGTGTAGCTTCAGCAACTGTATAAGCTCCATATAAAACATCTACTGTCCCCGCCGTTACCCCAAGAAAAATATCAAATTTATTAAGCGTTTGTTTATATTCTGCCCAATCATCAGGATAAGCCTCCATAATATACTCATCAAAAGAGGGAGTATTTATAGTAAGAGAAAAGGTATCCGCAACTATAGTATAAGCCCCAATGATACCTCTTATAACATTAGCTGTACGGACAGCCACTAATAATTGCCCTACACCAAATGCCAAAGACAGTACCTGAATCCCCGTCATAGTGGCATCAAAAATAGTTTTGGTATTCTTTTTTTCTAAAAGGTAATCTATGTAACCAGCAAATGCCAAAAAATGCTGCCCCGAACAATCAGTATATTCACATACATCTAAAAAAGAGGGATTTGTAAGGTAGCTAACCGACACTAAATCAAAGTGATTAAGTGTAATCTCCGTATCTTCAGTATCTGAACAATAAGGTACTACATTTGAAGGTCCGTATTGTCCACTACCTTGAATAGTATAAGCGATGCTTGTACATACTTTTTCGGTAAACGTAAAGGTTTCATCCTCTCTAGTGACAGAAGAGTATTCTACCTCTCCTTTAAAGTCATTATTATACTTTTTGTTCCAAATAAAACTATATTGTACTAAATTTTGAAGTTCCTCAGGAGTATTTATAATTAAACCATTTTCTGTTTGTACAATACCATTTTTTGCTAAAGCTAATCGGTTAATTTCACTAGCAAAAGTTGTAAAGTTATCTGCTCCAAAAAAATCATCTATTCTATAAAACAAAGCTTTATATAGTGACCATTTTACCTCATTGGCAACTACAACATAGGTTTTGGTTATGGTGTCAAATTCTCTACGTTCTCCAAACCAACGTATTTTAGTAGATACTAATAAATCTAAAAATTCTTCTGCCTGTTCTGCGGTTACTGATTTTATAACTTTTACAGCAATAGCCTCTCTTGTATAAGGTGTACTCCTAAAGAACCAACCGAAGTAATTATCATGCAATGGAACAGAAGCAAAAGTTTCTAGTAATTCTATTTTTTCAGGAACAGACAGAATCTGCAACTCATCTTCATTAAACATATGAGCTAATAGAAACTTTTGTTTTACAGGGGTTTCTTCAAAGATACTTTGCCTGTTTACCTCAAACCATTGTTGATATTGTAATAAGAAATCTCGATAGTTCCTGAAATCCTGATTATCATAAAATATATAACTCGTATCAGTATCTTGAGAAAAGTAAGTGGTTTGTTGCTGAAAAACGGGCAACAATCCTCTTTGCTCTAACAAGAAATAAAAATCAGGGTCATCATTTTTGAGTTGGGTTAACACCTCTGCAATATCAGCAACAGCATTACCTTGTATTGTTTCAGTAATCCCTTGACCATTAATTCTCTCTTTTCCAATATGGGAATTTAAAAAGCCTAAATATTGATTATCTAATACTCCACAGTCAGTTTCCGAAGTATGAGAAGCCCCAGTAGGCGGAGAAACATTGCTGTAATTAGAAAAATGTTCCCCATTAAAACTCCAATTAAAAACTCCTGTACAATATTTATAGGTGCCTCCAGTTTCAACAATCTGTTCTCTAACAGGTAAATATACATTGTCATTATTATTTGCAAGAGCATAAGTTACACCCTCTAATCTTTGAAACTCTGAATTTATAACCTCGCTACGTTGTACTTTTTTATCTTCAATATTTTTGTACTTTATAAATTCTGAACGGAGTCCATAAAAAGGAGAACCATTGTCCCAATCTCCATTGTCAGCCATTATAGCGTATCTTTTATTATTAAAAGAAAAACTTTTTACTGTGCCGTTATTAAAATATTTAATATCAGGATTTTTACCTAAACTACTCTTTTTTATTACTTTACCAGTTACTAATACTACCGCTTCTTCCATATTCTTAAAGGGTTAAAAATTGATCAATAGTTGTTCTTACGTCATCAATGTGATATTCACTATAATCTTTGGTAAAATAGATGAAGTTATCTATAGTATACGCCTTTATATCTTGGTCAGGAAAAAACGTGTTGATTTTTCCTGATGAATCTTCTGCTATAATTCCAATTTTATAGGGTTTGTATTTAACTCCTTCACTAGAGGTATTGCTTTCTTCTTCATCAAAAAGCTCGGTCTTAAAATAAATTTTTGGGTTCAATAATGTATTGTCTAATAAGTTTTTCAATAGATTATTTTCGTCTTTGGTTAAACCTAATACTTTTTTTGTGGGAACTTCATCATTTTCAACCTTTAACAATAATCCTTTTATAAGGTTTCCATCATCAGTAAATAGTTCTGTTCTTAAAAAATAAGGCGATTGTAATCTGTAGAAATTATTTCTTCCAGATTCATACGTTTGAAAATTTCCAACTACGCCCCCAATTTTGGCAGATGCATTTCTTTTATATAGTGAAGTATTACGTTTTATTTCATGTACTGAACTTTCATAAGTAACCCTATTCAAATACGTTTCATCATTAATAGTTTGCAATCTATCTTCTATCTTTTTTAGCTTAATGGCAGCTATCTCTTTATTGACAATAGTATTATCACCAATAAAATCTATAATCTGTAATCTTTCATCAATTACAATAGGTAACTGTGTATTATTAACAACAGAGAAAAGACTAATTGCATTTACAAGTCCAAAAAGGTCATCAATATCTTTTAGATAAACAATTTGTGGCTCAACAGGGTTTTCATTTAGTGGTTGTTGTGTTTCATAATCTTGCAGTATAATTTGCTTCCCCTCATAAACCAATTGAGAAAACGCTGCAATAGTATGCTCACCTATTGCAGGGGTTGTAATTGTAATAGGCTTTGTATAATTAGTATCAACTACAACCGCTGGATCTTCTGAGGATTGTTGGAGTAAGTTTTCATTCCTAACAAATCCTTCTTCATTTGCGGATGCCAATTCTCCTATTTGAGAAAACAATGCTGCTTCAATATGATTGTCTGTAATTAACTGAAATACAATAGTGTTATTTTCTGTAGCAGCATTTTGAGTTTGGTTAAAAACATGTATCGGCCATTCATTTGTACCAAATACATCTTCATTCAAATTATCTTCTTCTGTTCCAATTTTAATAGTATTTAGATTTGTATCTGAATGTTGGTAATTTTGATAGAAATTATAAGAACGTTGTCTATTCGATTGTAAGTATATATAGAAATTGTTTTTGGTAACAAAGTTTTCAAGCTTTTGATAAATATCGGTTTTATCAGTGAGTTTAGTTTCGCTACCATCATCGTTTGTTACATGTAATTTCCCCTTTCCATTGGCATGTAAGCCATAAAATGCAGCAATGTCTATAAATTGAGTAGCAACTTCCTTTAGTAATTTCTTTTTAAAATTAGTCGATTCAGTTGAAGTATCTAATGTATATGATGCTAAACGAGCATAAGCCAAGTTTAATTGAAATGGGTTTGGGTCATTTTCAATAAAATAGTCCCCATTATTTAAAATTATATCAATTCCTACTTGTTCGGTAGCCGACCCCAAGTGTAAACCTCTTGGTACAACTGGAAATTCATAAGCAGTTGTTGGGTCTTCTTCTGTAGCTTCTTCATCAAAAAAAGAAGCGATTTTAAAAAAATAACGATCTATTAAATGCGAATCATCTTGTTGAGATAATTGTTCTGATGTAAATGGATATCCTATAAAATTCGCTAAAAACTCAGGTACTGTTTCACTATCTTCTTCACCATAAAATCTATTGAATTCTGACCAAATATATCTGACAAATCCTGATCCACTTGTTTCACTACCTGCAATTTTTCCGTTATCTATAAAGTCAGTCTTGTTGAGCCCTCTGTAAATAATATATTTAATATTAACCCCTTTTATGGGTTGTTTAAAGGGTCTTAAAATAATGTTTACTTTATTTGAATCGTTTGATTGTGGTTGAAGAAAAACCGTACCATTACATAAAGCATAAATGTTTTTATTACCATTAAAGGATATCGTGGTTGTAGTTCTGAATTGAGTATTATTTAAAGCTCCAAAAGCTTGTTCTGCTGATTGTGTAAAATCACTTCCGTTTATATAGAAATGAGATTGAGGATGTAATTTATTTGATCTGAAGGTCATAGCTAAATTATAATGATGGAATTTTTTCTAAAAATAGAGAATTTTTTACTAAAAAAATGTTAAAAATAACACCAAATACATATTCGCTATAAATATCTCAGTAGCAAGTAAGTGTTTGTAGTCTACAAAGTTGCAACCGCTACGCTCATTGCCAACTCTATAGCCTACTATAAACACCCACTTGTGAAAGGGAGGTATCCCTTTTCAATAACCCTCAAAAGCGGAAAACCGAAACTATACCCATTGTGCTATCTCACAAAAAGTATAGTTTCGGTTTGCTTTTATGATGCATTTTTTTAGAAAAATGCTGCTAGAGATTCTACTCGAAATTAAGCATTCGGATATCTACAAAGCTTTATTAATTTTTGGATGACATTCACAATAAAACATGGAGACTTTTTATTGGGGTTTCCGTTGTAATTGTCATTCCCTTGAAAACGAGAATCTAAATATAAAATTTGGTTTTTACCTACAAATGAAACCATCAAAATACCTCTTCTGCCTTAAGGATGGTTGATTTCAAGAAATTCTTTATCAATTCAAGAAAACATCTTTTTTTTGAAAAAAAATCAAAGATTTACACCCTTTTTAGGTTTGTAAATTACTCTCTATAAATTTTATCGTACAAATCTTTGTAAATATCTTTTATAATTGCGCGTTTCATTTTCATGGTAGGTGTAAGGTGCCCACCATCAATGGACCAAACATCTGGTGTTAATTCGAAACGTTTTATTTGTTCCCACTTTCCAAAATGAGCATTGCATTTATCTACTTCTTCTTGGATTCTGTTTTTAACAATCTCTGAACTAATTATTTCTTCATTGGTTTTTCCAATTTTATGCTCTTTTTTATCAATCCAATCTTTAATAAATTCGAAATTGGGTTGTATAATTGCTGCAGGCATTTTTTCGCCTTCACCAACAACCATAATTTGTTCTATAAATAAAGATTGTTTTAGTTCTCCTTCTAGCAATGGCGGAACCACATATTTACCTCCAGAAGTTTTAAACATTTCTTTGGTTCTTCCTGTAATACTTAAAAATCCTTCATCATCAAACTGCCCTTTATCGCCTGTATGAAAATAACCGTTTTTTAAAACTTCAGCAGATTTTTTTTCATCTTTATAATAGCCCATCATTACGTTTGGTCCTTTCACTAAAATTTCTCCGTTTTCGGCAATTTTTACTTCAACATCTTTAATTACTTTACCAACAGTACCTACTTTAAAACCTCTGTTTCTTTGGTCGTTTACAGATACAACTGGCGAAGTTTCAGTTAAACCATAACCTTCCATAATTGGCATATTCGCAGCGGCAAAAACTCTGGTTAATCTTGGCTGTAAAGCAGCGCTTCCAGAAACCATTAATTTTAGTTCGCCACCTAAAGCAGCTTGCCATTTAGAAAAAATAAGCTTTCTTGCCAAACCTAATTGTTTTTCGTACCACCAACCATTTTCTCTATTGGGTTTGTATTTTAAACCTAAATTTACAGCCCAAAAGAACAAGCCTTTTTTAATACCAGATAGGGTTTCGCCTTTTAATATAATTTTATCGTAAATTTTCTCATACAAGCGTGGCACAGCTGTCATAACATTGGGTTTTATTTCCTGTGCATTTTCCGATAGTTTTTCTATAGATTCTGCAAAATAAATAGAAACTCCACAATATTGATATAAATACAAAATCATGCGTTCGAAAATATGGCAAACTGGTAAAAAACTCAATCCTTTTGAGTTTCCATAATTTAAAGGAACTCTTTCTTTAGAGGCTAAAACATTAGAAACAATGTTGTTGTGAGAAAGCATTACCCCTTTGGGTTTTCCTGTTGTACCAGAGGTATAAATTAGTGTTGCTAAATTTTCTGCTTTTACCTTGTTTTTTCGCGCATCTAATTCTTCTTGGTTGGCAGTGTCTTCTCCTAATTGAAGTACTTCAGTCCAAGATTTTTCGTTGGCAATATCATCAAAAGTATAAACGGCTTTTAAACTTGTTTTATCTTTAATTTTATTAATTTTTTCTAACACTTCCATATCTGAAACAAAACAATAAATAGATTCGGAATGATTTAACACATACTCGTAATCTTCTTTAGAAATGGTTGGGTAAATAGGCACATTTTGCGCGCCTGTTTGTAAAATACCAATGTCGCAAATATTCCATTCTGTTCTATTGGTGGTAGAAATTACTGCAATTTTATCGTTAGGTTGCACACCCAATCGCAATAAACCTCTACTAATTTTATTTGCATTATCGATATATTCTTTGGAAGATGTTTTTACCCAACTTCCATTAGATTTAGAGGTAAATGCATCTTTTAAATTATAGGTTTCTAATTGATAATAAGGAAAATCAAAAAGTCTTTTTATTTCTATTGCCATGTGTGTGTATTTGTAATATGCAAAATAGGAAAATTACTGCTATTGAACAAATACTATTTATGACTAACTTTTTGTGTATAATTTGTAGGTTTTGATGTAGTTTTTTAAAACTTTTTAAATTTTGATGGAAATGGTGTAAAAAGCGAAACTAGCTTTTTCGGATTTGAAAAAGCTAGCTGTAATATGGTTTTGATTGGCCCCTAATCCAATCAATTTCCATAATTTAATCAAAAATACATAGTTTTAGTGAATAAAAAACAGGTAGAAATACCTATTTTTTATTTATTAAGTATTTTTCGAAACTTTTGCCATTTATTTTGGTGTATTTAGAATCTATGTTATAAGCGACTTCCATTCCTGTAATGTTAAAATCTCCAGAAACTGTCATGTACTTAATATTTAAGTCTTCTTCGAATTTTGTGTTTACAAAAGAAACTCCATTTTTAAATTCTGTGTATTTAAATGTTGCCGAATCTTTAAAAACTGAATTCGAAAAACTAACATTTGTATTAAATTTAGTGTACTTAAAGGTCGCTAATTCGTCGAAAACAGTATTTTCGAAGCTTATGCTTTTTTCGAATTTTGCGTATTTAAAAGTAGTATCGTCATTGAAAATACTTCCAGAAAAGTCGGAATCTCTTTCGAAGCGAGAATATTTAAACATTGCTTTTCTTTCGAAATTACAGTTTTTAAAAAGAACATCGTCTTCGAAACTTGCAATAAAAGTGTATTCGGAATTTTCATCTGGAAAGTAAGCTAGTACATGGTTTTTAAATGTACAATTTTCAAATGAAATGCGAACATCTATCATTTTTTTTATGATGTTAGACGAATTTCCAGAATTCCAACGAAACCAACTTCTTTTTTTCTTTTTTGGTAATTTTTCCAAGGCTTCTTCCATATAAGTAAAGTCTAAAACCCCCACAATAGTGGCATTTTTAATAGAAATTGATTTGCCGTTTTTAATGTCTTGCATAATGCTTGAAGCTGTTACTGTTTTTTGTGCAAAATTTACAGTTGCAAATAAAAATAAACAAATGCTTAAAAGTGTAATTTTATGTTTCATGGTATTTTTTAGTTTTAAGTGTTTTATTAAAGGACTACCCAAAACCTAAAATGTGACATTTTTATAAAATAAAGGTAATTATAAATGTTGTTTTTCCGTTTTTAGTATTAAAATGAATGCTTCCTTTGTGTGCTTCTACAATGCTTTTGGTAAGTGTTAAGCCAATGCCAGAGCCATTTTTACGAGTTGTAAAATAGGGTACAAATATGTTTTCTTTAATTTCCTTAGAAATACCAATTCCGTTATCGGAAATTTCTAAATGCAATCGATTATTTTCTTTTGAAAGTTGAATTTTAATTTCAGGATCGTTTGTTTCTGCAAGTGCATACAAACAATTAGAAATTATATTGATGAGAATTTGTTCGATTTGATTTTTATCTGCCTTAAGAATATAATTCTCTTTTATATTAAAAATTAAGTTGATTTTTTTTGCTAAAAAATCTTGTTTATAGAGATCTAAAGTATTTTTAATGGTTTCTGTTAAACTAATTTCTTTTTTATTTGGCAATGGCAATTCTGTTAATTTTCGGTAAGTATCTACAAAAGAAGTTAAATGAAGCGAACGTCTTTTAATAATGCTTAAACCTTGCGAAAGTTCGTCTATAGTATCTTCGTCTGTGTTTTCTTCTTGAATTAAAGAATGTAAATTTTCTGCCAAACTACGAATAGGAGTAATGGTATTTATAATTTCGTGCGACATTACATTCATTAACTTATACCAAGCTTCTTTTTCTTTTTTATCGATTAATTGCTGTATTGTTTCTAAAGAAACCACTAAGTATTCGAACTCATGGGTTTGTGTTACAGCGGTTTTTAAGAAAAAATTTTCTTTGTTATCGTTTATTTTTAAAGATATTGTATTTCTAATTTCTTTCCAATCTTTAATAAAAGTCGATAATTTGCCTATTTTAGTTTGTAGTAAATTCCAGTTATAGAATTTAGGGATTTTTAAAAAGTTTGTAAATGCTTTATTAATTTGAAAAACAGAAATCTCTCCATTTGCATTTTTCCTTAGAATTAAAATTCCAATTCCTAAACTTTCTATAATGTTTGTAAAAATAAGTTGCTCAGATGTTTTAGATAAACTTTGTTTGCGATGTTTTTCTAATAATAAAGCGGTTTTATTGTGAAGAGGATTCTTTCTTTTTTTAGCAGAAATCGTACTCGAAAAATCATCGAAAAGCAAACAATCTATCGATTTTTCGATATCTGTAAACAATTTTTTTAAATATTCTGTAAATAAAAAAAACTGAAATAAAAGTAGCAGAGAGAGCCCAATTGTATTTACAATAAAGCCTTTTTTAAAACTAAAAACAATAATTACTCCATTAATTATTAGTAAAATTAATCGAATTGTAATTTGAATATTTTGTGGTTTTCCCATTTATAGTTGATGTTTCTCTAACCTTCTATACAAAGCAGCTCTTGTGATGCCTAAATCTTTTGCGGCTTTAGAAATATTTCCTTGGTGTTTTTGAATTGCTTGCTGTATTAATGTTTTTTCGATTTCTTCTAAATTTAAATTGTTCGTTAAATTTACCTCAATTTTTTTTGCTGAAAAATGCAAATCAGCAACTTCGATTGCATCGTTATCTGTAATAATTACAGCTCTTTCTACAATATGTTCGATCTCTCTTATATTTCCCGGCCAATGGTATTTTTCCATTGCATTTAAAGCATCTGAAGTAAAATTGGTAATTTTTTTTCGATATTTATGGGTTAATTTTTTTAAGAAATGAGTTGCTAGTAATTTAATATCGTTGGTTCTTTCACGAAGAGGAGGTAAGTTTAATTCAATGGTATTTATTCGAAATAATAAATCTTGTCTAAAAGTTTCTTCTTCTACCATTTTATGAATTGGCGCATTTGTAGCGCAAATAATTCTGGCATCGATTTCTGTTTCTTTCCCTTCTCCTAAACGTGTAATTTTTCGGTTTTGAATTACAGTTAATAATTTAGATTGTAA
Coding sequences:
- a CDS encoding endonuclease/exonuclease/phosphatase family protein — encoded protein: MINKRIPVLILFLFSGVLLAQKIEADKVVVKVLSFNILHGATTNGSFDLEIIANVIKKADADFVSLQEVDFKTNRAQKYDLPTELGYRTKMVSVFGRAMYYDGGEYGEAVLSKTSFLSTRNMALLYTKGNEPRAALEVTTVLKSGDTISFIGTHLDHLKEGTDRVLQAKAINTAYRNSKYATILSGDLNDTPNSSAINILESFWKASYNKENPLFTFPSNKPNKKIDYVLFYPKNKWQVISRETICDTIASDHCAYLVTLQLVR
- a CDS encoding AMP-dependent synthetase/ligase, which encodes MAIEIKRLFDFPYYQLETYNLKDAFTSKSNGSWVKTSSKEYIDNANKISRGLLRLGVQPNDKIAVISTTNRTEWNICDIGILQTGAQNVPIYPTISKEDYEYVLNHSESIYCFVSDMEVLEKINKIKDKTSLKAVYTFDDIANEKSWTEVLQLGEDTANQEELDARKNKVKAENLATLIYTSGTTGKPKGVMLSHNNIVSNVLASKERVPLNYGNSKGLSFLPVCHIFERMILYLYQYCGVSIYFAESIEKLSENAQEIKPNVMTAVPRLYEKIYDKIILKGETLSGIKKGLFFWAVNLGLKYKPNRENGWWYEKQLGLARKLIFSKWQAALGGELKLMVSGSAALQPRLTRVFAAANMPIMEGYGLTETSPVVSVNDQRNRGFKVGTVGKVIKDVEVKIAENGEILVKGPNVMMGYYKDEKKSAEVLKNGYFHTGDKGQFDDEGFLSITGRTKEMFKTSGGKYVVPPLLEGELKQSLFIEQIMVVGEGEKMPAAIIQPNFEFIKDWIDKKEHKIGKTNEEIISSEIVKNRIQEEVDKCNAHFGKWEQIKRFELTPDVWSIDGGHLTPTMKMKRAIIKDIYKDLYDKIYRE
- a CDS encoding sensor histidine kinase, encoding MGKPQNIQITIRLILLIINGVIIVFSFKKGFIVNTIGLSLLLLFQFFLFTEYLKKLFTDIEKSIDCLLFDDFSSTISAKKRKNPLHNKTALLLEKHRKQSLSKTSEQLIFTNIIESLGIGILILRKNANGEISVFQINKAFTNFLKIPKFYNWNLLQTKIGKLSTFIKDWKEIRNTISLKINDNKENFFLKTAVTQTHEFEYLVVSLETIQQLIDKKEKEAWYKLMNVMSHEIINTITPIRSLAENLHSLIQEENTDEDTIDELSQGLSIIKRRSLHLTSFVDTYRKLTELPLPNKKEISLTETIKNTLDLYKQDFLAKKINLIFNIKENYILKADKNQIEQILINIISNCLYALAETNDPEIKIQLSKENNRLHLEISDNGIGISKEIKENIFVPYFTTRKNGSGIGLTLTKSIVEAHKGSIHFNTKNGKTTFIITFIL
- a CDS encoding pentapeptide repeat-containing protein, yielding MKHKITLLSICLFLFATVNFAQKTVTASSIMQDIKNGKSISIKNATIVGVLDFTYMEEALEKLPKKKKRSWFRWNSGNSSNIIKKMIDVRISFENCTFKNHVLAYFPDENSEYTFIASFEDDVLFKNCNFERKAMFKYSRFERDSDFSGSIFNDDTTFKYAKFEKSISFENTVFDELATFKYTKFNTNVSFSNSVFKDSATFKYTEFKNGVSFVNTKFEEDLNIKYMTVSGDFNITGMEVAYNIDSKYTKINGKSFEKYLINKK
- a CDS encoding deaminase domain-containing protein; the encoded protein is MEEAVVLVTGKVIKKSSLGKNPDIKYFNNGTVKSFSFNNKRYAIMADNGDWDNGSPFYGLRSEFIKYKNIEDKKVQRSEVINSEFQRLEGVTYALANNNDNVYLPVREQIVETGGTYKYCTGVFNWSFNGEHFSNYSNVSPPTGASHTSETDCGVLDNQYLGFLNSHIGKERINGQGITETIQGNAVADIAEVLTQLKNDDPDFYFLLEQRGLLPVFQQQTTYFSQDTDTSYIFYDNQDFRNYRDFLLQYQQWFEVNRQSIFEETPVKQKFLLAHMFNEDELQILSVPEKIELLETFASVPLHDNYFGWFFRSTPYTREAIAVKVIKSVTAEQAEEFLDLLVSTKIRWFGERREFDTITKTYVVVANEVKWSLYKALFYRIDDFFGADNFTTFASEINRLALAKNGIVQTENGLIINTPEELQNLVQYSFIWNKKYNNDFKGEVEYSSVTREDETFTFTEKVCTSIAYTIQGSGQYGPSNVVPYCSDTEDTEITLNHFDLVSVSYLTNPSFLDVCEYTDCSGQHFLAFAGYIDYLLEKKNTKTIFDATMTGIQVLSLAFGVGQLLVAVRTANVIRGIIGAYTIVADTFSLTINTPSFDEYIMEAYPDDWAEYKQTLNKFDIFLGVTAGTVDVLYGAYTVAEATRFIGEVDNLFRHPDKVATLTTEQVNGLALKRKRLMAELYVLRGNASTNDIIENQIRFWRDFRSYNIPTARLGTTAEFETAAQRIFDYRIAENYTGGNCGYRSGAYTKDGVTTEVDDVIWRSVSSGVAEQEIHVFESSIQGWDRITDSEFRMLNDLARVMTNNQAQQVGDVFENITGTIKIVSERPYCSSCTNVVVQFSEMFPNVNIVLIKGTSFF